From the Musa acuminata AAA Group cultivar baxijiao chromosome BXJ3-7, Cavendish_Baxijiao_AAA, whole genome shotgun sequence genome, one window contains:
- the LOC135642588 gene encoding E3 ubiquitin protein ligase DRIP2-like isoform X2, which yields MLSAGAGEGEASAAGPSQVVMVRRDLLAKCMTCPLCLKLLRDATTIIECLHTFCRKCIYEKLNDEETNHCPSCNIYLGPLPLDKLRPDHNLQDVRQKIFPSKRNKVKTPEEVPPMTPPVKRKERSLSSLVVDIHTATQTRLTKRQTKAFAKRAPTLRGLSPVIDDMTKKEDYNVEKHAKKSSSAERPGKPTFKRKQVYSKAEPSKYTRTEGKSNGEGSFQDKVDIWKPLNCLVEAANRTKSFRSSQHSPVVKAEQTNGPASEVDGNSIRVKERPHKSEVQEQKSENNPMPPEMLKAGSLQGINRQTRNLTAVAQTPLDAGITQHVRSIGPIWFSLVAAVEQTGEPPLPQISASYLRVKDGSMPVSFIQKYLMRKLNLEKEAEVEIMCLRQPVSPTMSMQNLVEQWLRGGSSQKLPAAIGTSAKELVMVLNYGRCKVPADESQQQHS from the exons ATGTTGAGCGCGGGCGCGGGGGAGGGCGAGGCCTCGGCAGCCGGGCCGTCGCAGGTGGTGATGGTGAGGCGGGATCTTCTTGCCAAGTGCATGACGTGTCCGCTCTGCCTGAAGCTCCTCCGGGACGCCACCACCATCATCGAGTGCCTCCACACGT TTTGCAGGAAATGTATATATGAGAAACTCAATGATGAGGAGACAAACCACTGCCCTAGCTGTAATATTTATTTGGGGCCTCTTCCACTTGACAAGCTTAG ACCTGATCACAACCTACAAGATGTTAGGCAAAAGATATttccttccaaaagaaacaaggttAAAACTCCTGAAGAAGTGCCTCCCATGACACCGCctgtgaaaagaaaagaaagatcacTTTCTTCATTGGTAGTTGATATTCATACAGCAACACAGACAAGACTAACAAAAAGGCAAACAAAGGCTTTTGCTAAAAGGGCTCCCACACTGCGTGGTCTGAGTCCAGTAATTGATGATATGACTAAAAAGGAGGATTATAATGTTGAAAAGCATGCAAAAAAATCAAGCTCGGCCGAGAGACCAGGCAAGCCCACTTTTAAGAGAAAGCAG GTTTATTCAAAGGCTGAGCCATCCAAATATACACGTACTGAAGGTAAATCGAATGGTGAAGGCTCCTTTCAAGATAAAGTTGACATCTGGAAACCTTTAAATTGTCTGGTTGAAGCTGCAAATAGGACAAAGTCTTTTAGGTCCAGTCAACACAGCCCTGTTGTTAAGGCAGAGCAAACCAATGGCCCTGCTAGTGAAGTAGATGGTAACAGCATCAGGGTTAAGGAGCGTCCACATAAATCTGAAGTTCAGGAACAGAAGAGCGAAAATAATCCTATGCCTCCAGAAATGTTGAAAGCTGGAAGTTTGCAAGGAATCAACCGGCAGACTAGAAACCTTACAGCAGTAGCTCAAACACCCCTTGATGCTGGAATTACTCAGCATGTCAGGAGCATTGGTCCAATATGGTTCTCCTTGGTTGCAGCTGTTGAACa GACAGGAGAACCCCCCTTGCCACAAATATCTGCAAGTTACTTGAGGGTCAA aGATGGTAGCATGCCTGTGTCCTTCATCCAAAAGTACCTTATGaggaagcttaatcttgaaaaggAAGCTGAG GTGGAAATCATGTGCCTCAGACAACCTGTGAGCCCCACTATGTCTATGCAAAACTTAGTAGAACAGTGGCTAAGAGGGGGGTCATCACAGAAGCTTCCGGCAGCCATTGGAACCTCAGCAAAGGAGTTGGTGATGGTGTTAAATTACGGTCGTTGCAAGGTTCCAGCCGATGAATCACAGCAACAGCATTCATAA
- the LOC135642588 gene encoding E3 ubiquitin protein ligase DRIP2-like isoform X1 gives MLSAGAGEGEASAAGPSQVVMVRRDLLAKCMTCPLCLKLLRDATTIIECLHTFCRKCIYEKLNDEETNHCPSCNIYLGPLPLDKLRPDHNLQDVRQKIFPSKRNKVKTPEEVPPMTPPVKRKERSLSSLVVDIHTATQTRLTKRQTKAFAKRAPTLRGLSPVIDDMTKKEDYNVEKHAKKSSSAERPGKPTFKRKQSFQVYSKAEPSKYTRTEGKSNGEGSFQDKVDIWKPLNCLVEAANRTKSFRSSQHSPVVKAEQTNGPASEVDGNSIRVKERPHKSEVQEQKSENNPMPPEMLKAGSLQGINRQTRNLTAVAQTPLDAGITQHVRSIGPIWFSLVAAVEQTGEPPLPQISASYLRVKDGSMPVSFIQKYLMRKLNLEKEAEVEIMCLRQPVSPTMSMQNLVEQWLRGGSSQKLPAAIGTSAKELVMVLNYGRCKVPADESQQQHS, from the exons ATGTTGAGCGCGGGCGCGGGGGAGGGCGAGGCCTCGGCAGCCGGGCCGTCGCAGGTGGTGATGGTGAGGCGGGATCTTCTTGCCAAGTGCATGACGTGTCCGCTCTGCCTGAAGCTCCTCCGGGACGCCACCACCATCATCGAGTGCCTCCACACGT TTTGCAGGAAATGTATATATGAGAAACTCAATGATGAGGAGACAAACCACTGCCCTAGCTGTAATATTTATTTGGGGCCTCTTCCACTTGACAAGCTTAG ACCTGATCACAACCTACAAGATGTTAGGCAAAAGATATttccttccaaaagaaacaaggttAAAACTCCTGAAGAAGTGCCTCCCATGACACCGCctgtgaaaagaaaagaaagatcacTTTCTTCATTGGTAGTTGATATTCATACAGCAACACAGACAAGACTAACAAAAAGGCAAACAAAGGCTTTTGCTAAAAGGGCTCCCACACTGCGTGGTCTGAGTCCAGTAATTGATGATATGACTAAAAAGGAGGATTATAATGTTGAAAAGCATGCAAAAAAATCAAGCTCGGCCGAGAGACCAGGCAAGCCCACTTTTAAGAGAAAGCAG TCTTTTCAGGTTTATTCAAAGGCTGAGCCATCCAAATATACACGTACTGAAGGTAAATCGAATGGTGAAGGCTCCTTTCAAGATAAAGTTGACATCTGGAAACCTTTAAATTGTCTGGTTGAAGCTGCAAATAGGACAAAGTCTTTTAGGTCCAGTCAACACAGCCCTGTTGTTAAGGCAGAGCAAACCAATGGCCCTGCTAGTGAAGTAGATGGTAACAGCATCAGGGTTAAGGAGCGTCCACATAAATCTGAAGTTCAGGAACAGAAGAGCGAAAATAATCCTATGCCTCCAGAAATGTTGAAAGCTGGAAGTTTGCAAGGAATCAACCGGCAGACTAGAAACCTTACAGCAGTAGCTCAAACACCCCTTGATGCTGGAATTACTCAGCATGTCAGGAGCATTGGTCCAATATGGTTCTCCTTGGTTGCAGCTGTTGAACa GACAGGAGAACCCCCCTTGCCACAAATATCTGCAAGTTACTTGAGGGTCAA aGATGGTAGCATGCCTGTGTCCTTCATCCAAAAGTACCTTATGaggaagcttaatcttgaaaaggAAGCTGAG GTGGAAATCATGTGCCTCAGACAACCTGTGAGCCCCACTATGTCTATGCAAAACTTAGTAGAACAGTGGCTAAGAGGGGGGTCATCACAGAAGCTTCCGGCAGCCATTGGAACCTCAGCAAAGGAGTTGGTGATGGTGTTAAATTACGGTCGTTGCAAGGTTCCAGCCGATGAATCACAGCAACAGCATTCATAA
- the LOC135643708 gene encoding histone H1-like, whose protein sequence is MVQEETDAAAAEEPVADAAPSDPVAEEDPVGAADAAAAAAADAKPSKGKKAKGPSKAKAKAKKPATPRKPSAHPPYAEMIMEAIVTLKERTGSSQYAIGKFLEDKHKNHLPGNFRKILLGQLKRLTAAGKLKKVKNSYKVAAATATSSSSSSAAPTKPKPKPKAATKKPTAPTKAKAPGAAKPKPKAKPIPAAKPKPKAKPASPAKPKAKPAASPAKPKAKVKAQAAAKAKPAAKPKLAAARPKRRAPARLVKAAKTSARDTPGKKAAPAALASSPAKSAAAPKKAAAAAKKNTRKAVVPAVKTTTKKAKK, encoded by the exons ATGGTGCAGGAGGAGACTGACGCGGCGGCTGCTGAGGAGCCCGTCGCTGATGCGGCCCCCTCTGATCCGGTGGCGGAGGAGGACCCCGTGGGTGCCGCtgacgctgccgctgccgctgctgctgatgCTAAGCCATCCAAGGGGAAGAAGGCGAAGGGCCCCAGTAAGGCCAAGGCCAAGGCCAAGAAGCCTGCTACTCCACGGAAGCCTTCTGCCCACCCGCCGTACGCCGAG ATGATCATGGAGGCGATCGTGACGCTGAAGGAGCGCACCGGGTCGAGCCAGTATGCGATCGGGAAGTTCCTCGAGGACAAGCACAAGAATCACCTCCCAGGAAACTTTCGGAAGATCCTCCTCGGCCAGCTGAAGAGGCTCACTGCTGCCGGTAAGCTCAAGAAGGTAAAGAACTCCTACAAGGtagccgccgccaccgccacctcctcttcctcgtcctccgCTGCTCCGACGAAGCCTAAACCGAAACCCAAGGCAGCCACCAAGAAACCCACTGCTCCGACGAAGGCGAAGGCCCCCGGTGCCGCTAAGCCCAAGCCGAAAGCTAAGCCGATCCCCGCTGCCAAGCCCAAGCCGAAGGCAAAGCCGGCTTCCCCCGCCAAACCGAAAGCCAAGCCAGCCGCATCGCCAGCGAAGCCCAAGGCCAAGGTGAAAGCTCAGGCTGCCGCAAAAGCTAAGCCGGCAGCGAAGCCGAAGCTCGCGGCAGCCAGGCCGAAGCGAAGGGCACCCGCGCGGCTGGTGAAGGCAGCAAAGACCTCCGCTAGGGACACCCCCGGAAAGAAAGCAGCACCGGCGGCGTTGGCTTCCTCTCCGGCCAAATCCGCCGCGGCTCCAAAGAAGGCAGCGGCTGCCGCGAAGAAGAATACCAGGAAGGCTGTTGTCCCGGCGGTTAAGACGACGACGAAGAAAGCCAAGAAGTAG